In the Haloterrigena turkmenica DSM 5511 genome, TGGGGCTCGGACTTTCCGAACGTCAGCGACGAGGCGAGCTACGAGGAGAGCCTGCGGTGGCTCGAGCACGTCGACTGTCTCTCGAAGAACGACCGAGGGTGGCTCACCGATCGGGCGATGCGGGAGTTGTGCGGGATCTGAGCGCTACTCTTCGACGACGTGGTTCTCGAGCGTGCCGATCCCCTCGACCTCGGCTTCGACCGTGTCTCCGGGCGAGAGCAGTTCCGGCGGATCGCGGAAGATGCCGACGCCGCCCGGAGTGCCGGTCGAGATGACGGTACCCGGCTGCAGCGTCATTCGGTGGCTGAGGAACTCGATGGTGTCGCCGACGTCGAAGATGAACTCCGCCGTCGAGGACTCCTGTTTCACCTCGCCGTTGACCCGGAGTTCGACGTCGACGTCGTTGGCGTCGATCGCGTCGGGCGCGGTCAGGGCCGGCCCCATCGGCGCGAACGTGTCGTAGCTCTTGCCCCGGAAGAACTGGCCGTCCTCGAACTGGGCGTCGCGCGCGCTGACGTCGTTGACGACCGTGTAGCCGGCGACGTACTCCTCGGCCTCGTCGGCCGAGACGTCGCAGGCGGTCCGACCGATGACGACGCCGAGTTCGACCTCGTAGTCGACCTGCTCGACGTCCGCGGGGTGGACGATCGGCGCGTCGGGCCCGGTGACGCTCGAGGGCGATTTCGCGAACAGCATCGGGGTGTCGGGGATCTCCTCGTCTTGCTCTTCGGCGTGGTCGTAGTAGTTCAGGCCGACGCAGACGATCTGCTCGACGGACGGAATCGGTACCAGATACGTCTCCGGCTCGTCGATTTCCGGGAGTTCCCCGGTCTCGACGGCGCGACGGACGCGGCGACGGTAGCCGGGCGTCGCAAGGTCCTCGAGTGACGGTGCTCCGAAGCGGTCCAGCGCGTACGTCCGGTCATCGACGGAAACGCCCCAGCGGACGCCGCCGTCGGTCGCGAATCGAACGAATTGCATCGTCTCGAAATTTCGGTCCTGGATCTTGAATCTTTCTCTCGACGGAGCGCGAGCGAAACCATCCGCCCGATCGCGCGGACTCGCCGAGCGGACGCGGTCTCGTCAAACGGAAGCGGAACCGTCCGGAGATCACTCGGACCCGTCCGGTTCGACGAGCGAGATCGGATGCCGCGGCTGCCGAGCGAGGAGGCCGTCCAACTGCTCGAGACACGACGTCCCGCTCGCCACGACCGTTCGATCGGCGGTGTCGGGCGCCTCGAACTGTTCGCCCAGTCGCTCGCCGACATCCACGCTCAGGTCGTAGTACTCGCGCTTGTAGCCGAAACTCCCCGCCATGCCACAACACTCGACGTCGCTCTCGAGGACGTCGTACCCCAGTCGTTCGAGGACGTTCGTCGTGTACGCCTCGAGTTCGAGCGTCCGCTGCTGGCAGTGGGAGTGGTACGCGAGGGCGGAGCCAGCGCCGTCCCCGTCGCTGGCGTGTCCCAACGGCGCGGGATCGACCCCGTTCTCGAGCAGGCCGTAAATATACTCGAAGACCTCGTAGCTGCGCTCGGCGAGGGCCCGGTAGCGCCGCTCGTCGAGGAGGCGCTCGTACTCGCCGCGGAACATCGCGAGGTCGCTGGGCTCGACGGCGACGACGTCGTACCCCGCCTCGAGGTAGGGCTCGAGATCCGCGGAAACCTCGCGAGCGTGGTCTTCCGCGGTGGCGATCATCCCCTGCGAGAGCGGCGCGCGGCCGGAGGAGGCGACGTCGGGGACGTCGACCGCGACGCCCAGCGCCTCGAGCGTTCGCACCGTCGCCTTCCCGCGGTCGGTCCGGATGTAGTTCGTGTAGAGGTCGGGATAGACGACGGCGTGGTAGTCGGCGTCGACGGGCCGTGGAACGTCGCGGTTCCGGAACCACTCGACGAACGTCTCGCGATCGAACTCGGGCAGGTCGCGGCGGCGATCGATCCCGAGGACGCGTTCCATCGCCAGCCGCGAAGGAAGCGTGTCCGCGACCCAGTTCGACACGGGCGCGGTCGCGGAGCCGAGTTTCGATAGCGTCGCGAAGTTGCCGAAGAAGCGCTTTTGCAGGTCCATTCCGGCCGGCTCTTCGTCCGGCGTGAGCCCCTCGACCAGGAAGTCGAGTCGACCGTCCTCGGCCCCGCGATTGCGCCGATCGCGGACGACCGTGTTGATCCACGGGATGTCGATCTTCACCGGACACTGGTTGACACACCGCGAGCAGCCGGTACAGAGGTCGTTGAACTCGTCGGCCGACTCCTGACCGTGGACGCCGGCCTCCCAGCCCGTCGCGATGCCCCCGGAGTAGGTCTCGCCGCCGAAGGCGTGGCCGCCGACCGACTGGAAGTTCGCACACGAGTTCGAGCAGGCACCGCAGCGGATGCAGTACAGGGTCTCCCGGAGCTGGTCGTCCTCGCGCATGTCCATTCGGCCGTTGTCCAGCAAGACGAGGTGGAACTCCCGGTCGGCCGAGTCGTCGGCGATCGGCCCGTCGTCGTCGAAGTCGACCGGCGGCGTCGAGACCGGCGGCGAGAACAGCGAGACGTAGGACGTGATGTCCTGTCCCGTCCCCGAGCGCGCGATCAGTTCGACGAACGGCTGGAGGTCCTCGAACGTCGGAATGATCTTCTCGACGCCCGCCACGGCGACGTGGGTGTCGGGCACGGCGACGGTCTTGCGGGCGTTGCCCTCGCTGGTGACCAGCGCCATCGTCCCCGTGTCCGCGGTTACGAAGTTCGCACCGGTGACACCGATGTCCGCGTCCTCGATCCGCTCGCCGAGGTACTCCCGCGCGAACGCGGTCAGCTCCTCGGCCGTCTCGAGTTCCGTATCCGGGTCGAAGTACTCGTTGAACAGGGCGGCGATCTCCGCCCGGGACTGGTGGATCGCCGGCGCGACGAGATGGCTGGGTGCCTCGTCGGCCACCTGCAGAACGAACTCGCCGAGGTCGGTTTCCCAGACGTCACAACCCTCGGCCGCGAGGGCCTCGTTCAAATCGATCTCCTCGGTCGTCATCGACTTGGACTTGACGACGGTCTCGGCCGCCCGTTCACGGGCGAGTTCGCGGACGTACCGGTTCGCGTCGGCGGCGTCCTCGGCGACGTAGACGGTCCCGCCGTTTTCCTCGACCGTCTCGCGCACCCGCTCGATCAGTTCGGGGAGGCGCTCGATCGCGTCCGCCTTGATCGCCCGCGCCCGGTCCTTGTACGCGTCGTAGTCCTCGAGTCGGGCGACGGACTCGTATCGGCCCTCGTTGAACCCGCGGGCGTTGCGTTCGACGCTGTCGCCCTCCGTTGCCATGATCTGACGAATCCGCTCGGCCTTTCGGGATCGCTCGCTCGACATTATTCCGCGTCGTCCTCCACGATGACCGCGTGGGTCTCTCGCGGGCCGTGCACGCCGTAGACGAGTTCGCCCATGTCGGCGGTCGCGCTCGGACCGGTCGCGAGCACGGCGTCGCCGTCACCGGTGCGGAACCGCTCGCCCAGGCGTTCGAACGCCGCGGCCATGTCGTCGACGAGGTCCCGCTCGCGGACGACGATCACGTGCCGGTCGGGGAAGAGCCCGGCGAGTTCGGTGCCGTCCGGCGTCGACTCGAGGACGACCGTCCCGTAGTCGGCGACGCCGAGCGCCGCGGCCGTGACACCGCATGCTGCCTCGCGGAGCTGGTCGGGCGTCGGCTCGAGGACGATATCCAGCCCCTCGAGCGAGACCTCCTCGAAGGGGAGCGGCGCACCGATCGCGGGCTCGTCGACGACGTCGGCGAGCGTCTCCTGAAACGCCGCCGGCGAGGTCCGAGTGACGGCGGTCCGGACGCTCCCGAGGTTCGTTTCGAACATCTCTAGCTGTGTCTGCATTGCGTAGTCGTGAGTAACCGAGGCCAGGGATTTGGATCTTGTCATCGACCACCACATCGCGCGGCGAGCGCGTTCCCTCGCTGGTATCTGCCGACACGCGTCCGATCCGTCGGTCCCGAGTCGAGTTCGATCGCACTCGAACCCGGTGTACGGGTTCGTCCGGTGACATCGGAGAGTTTCCACGTACCGACCCGACAGCTGCTTCGATAGCGTCGCTACCAGAGACGGTCTCGCCATCGTTCTCGAAGGGAAGAGTGGTTTCACGGCCGGGTCGGCGTAGCGGCCGCCGCTACTCGAGACCGAGGCGACTGTTGCGGATACGTCCGGCGTGGCCGGATAACTATTAAATATATCCTAGTTGTATGCGAGTGTATGTCGAGCAAACCACGCCGACCGGTCCAGGCCGCCGCGACGACGTTTCGGGTCATCGAGACCCTCCACGAACTCAACGGCGCCGGCGTCTCCGAACTCGCGGACGAACTCGAGATGCCCAAGAGCACGGTCCACGACCACCTCCAGACGCTGAGCGAAGCCGAATACCTCGTCAAGCGTGACGGGAAGTACCACGTCGGCGCGCGTTTCCTCGAGCTCGGTGGGTTCGCTCGCAGTCAGATGAAACTGTACCAGATCGCCTCCCCCGAAATCGAGAAGTTAGCGGAGGAGACCGGAGAGCACGCGAACCTCATGATCGAAGAGCACGGGAAGGGGATCTTCCTCAACAAGGCGAAAGGCCGGGACGCCGTGAACCTCGATACGCACATCGGCAAGCGGGTTCACCTCCACACCACCGCCATGGGGAAGGCGATCCTCTCGAAGCGCTCCGAAGCGGCCGTCGACGAGATCATCGACCGCCACGGCCTCCCTCGCGTGACCGAGAAGACGATCACGGACGCCGACGAACTGAAGGATGAACTGGCGGAAATCCGCGATCGGGGGTACGCGATCGACGACGAGGAGCGGGTCGCCGGAATGCGGTGTGTCGCGGCGCCGATCTGTGACGGCGACGAGACTCCCCTCGGCGCGATCAGCGTCTCGGGGCCGACGAACCGATTCAACGACGAGACGTTCACGAACGAGATTCCGAAGACCGTGCTGAGCACTGCGAACGTCATCGAAGTGAACATGACCTACTCCTGATCCGGCCGTCGCCACCGAGGTGACCGATACTCGTTCGACTCGGTAAACACCGCGGGAGCAGAGAACGGCGGACGCTACGACCCGTAGTGATACCAGATCCGGTATGCGACGGAGCCGACGACGGTGGCGGCGAGGAGCGAGAGGCCCCACAGACCGAGCACGCCTGCCATCGGTCCGTCGAAGAAGAGTATCCCCGCGAGCATCAGGCCGATCGCGATCACGACCGAAACTTGGGACGCTCGACTGCCGGGAAGGCTCACGGATCGACTCCGTCTGGAGGGTGACTTGCTGGACGGTTCCATCGTGGTGTTGTCGGTCGTATCTGACATTGCTGTGTTGTCGAGAGGGGGTCTCACTGGGGGTCGACCGGCGGCTCGTCGGCTATCTCGGGGCTGTTCCAGTACTCGTGGTGCTCGTCCGCCCGGAAGCACCGGGCGTAGTTCTCCTCGTCGCCGCCCGCGTGGATTCGTCCCGGATGCTGGCGTTTGCACACCTCTCGAGCGTTCGGACAGCGCGGGTGGAAGCTGCAGCCGGAGGGAAGGTTCGTCGGATCGGGGACGTCGATCTTCCGCAGGGGGAACTCCTCGTCGTCCTCGTCCTCATAGAGGTTCGCCGTCGCCCACTGCAGCGCCTTCGTGTAAGGGTGTTGTGGGTTCTCGACGATCTCATCGACGGTACCGATCTCGACGATCTCGCCGAGATACATCACGGCGATCCGCCCGCCGGACTTCTCGGCGATGTAGCGGGCGTTCGAGAGGTCGTGGGAGATGAACAGGTACGACGTCTGGAACAGGTCCTGCAGCTCGAGCATGAGATCCATCATCTCGACGCGCAGGGAGACGTCCAGCGCCGAGATGGCCTCGTCGGCCAGGATCAGATCGGGGTTCAACAACAGCGCGCGAACGAGCACCGCGCGCTGGGTTTCCCCGCCCGAGAGCTGGTGTGGGTACCGGTTCAGGTAATCGCTCGGCGGCGACATCCCGACGCGTTCGAACAGCGTGTGGATGCGCTCCTCTCGCTCCTCGCGGCCCAGATCGGGGTACCACTTCTTCAACGGGAGCATCAGTGAGGTGAGGATCCGCTGGTTCGGATTGAGCGCGCTCCCGGGATCCTGGTGGATGATCTGGAGCGAGTGACGAATCTCGTCGAACGGGATCTCGGCGTTGGCGGAGTCGTTTCGCGCCTCCCAGATGTCCTGGCCGCGATAGCTAACCGTTCC is a window encoding:
- a CDS encoding fumarylacetoacetate hydrolase family protein, which translates into the protein MQFVRFATDGGVRWGVSVDDRTYALDRFGAPSLEDLATPGYRRRVRRAVETGELPEIDEPETYLVPIPSVEQIVCVGLNYYDHAEEQDEEIPDTPMLFAKSPSSVTGPDAPIVHPADVEQVDYEVELGVVIGRTACDVSADEAEEYVAGYTVVNDVSARDAQFEDGQFFRGKSYDTFAPMGPALTAPDAIDANDVDVELRVNGEVKQESSTAEFIFDVGDTIEFLSHRMTLQPGTVISTGTPGGVGIFRDPPELLSPGDTVEAEVEGIGTLENHVVEE
- a CDS encoding LUD domain-containing protein, with product MSSERSRKAERIRQIMATEGDSVERNARGFNEGRYESVARLEDYDAYKDRARAIKADAIERLPELIERVRETVEENGGTVYVAEDAADANRYVRELARERAAETVVKSKSMTTEEIDLNEALAAEGCDVWETDLGEFVLQVADEAPSHLVAPAIHQSRAEIAALFNEYFDPDTELETAEELTAFAREYLGERIEDADIGVTGANFVTADTGTMALVTSEGNARKTVAVPDTHVAVAGVEKIIPTFEDLQPFVELIARSGTGQDITSYVSLFSPPVSTPPVDFDDDGPIADDSADREFHLVLLDNGRMDMREDDQLRETLYCIRCGACSNSCANFQSVGGHAFGGETYSGGIATGWEAGVHGQESADEFNDLCTGCSRCVNQCPVKIDIPWINTVVRDRRNRGAEDGRLDFLVEGLTPDEEPAGMDLQKRFFGNFATLSKLGSATAPVSNWVADTLPSRLAMERVLGIDRRRDLPEFDRETFVEWFRNRDVPRPVDADYHAVVYPDLYTNYIRTDRGKATVRTLEALGVAVDVPDVASSGRAPLSQGMIATAEDHAREVSADLEPYLEAGYDVVAVEPSDLAMFRGEYERLLDERRYRALAERSYEVFEYIYGLLENGVDPAPLGHASDGDGAGSALAYHSHCQQRTLELEAYTTNVLERLGYDVLESDVECCGMAGSFGYKREYYDLSVDVGERLGEQFEAPDTADRTVVASGTSCLEQLDGLLARQPRHPISLVEPDGSE
- a CDS encoding LutC/YkgG family protein: MQTQLEMFETNLGSVRTAVTRTSPAAFQETLADVVDEPAIGAPLPFEEVSLEGLDIVLEPTPDQLREAACGVTAAALGVADYGTVVLESTPDGTELAGLFPDRHVIVVRERDLVDDMAAAFERLGERFRTGDGDAVLATGPSATADMGELVYGVHGPRETHAVIVEDDAE
- a CDS encoding IclR family transcriptional regulator; protein product: MSSKPRRPVQAAATTFRVIETLHELNGAGVSELADELEMPKSTVHDHLQTLSEAEYLVKRDGKYHVGARFLELGGFARSQMKLYQIASPEIEKLAEETGEHANLMIEEHGKGIFLNKAKGRDAVNLDTHIGKRVHLHTTAMGKAILSKRSEAAVDEIIDRHGLPRVTEKTITDADELKDELAEIRDRGYAIDDEERVAGMRCVAAPICDGDETPLGAISVSGPTNRFNDETFTNEIPKTVLSTANVIEVNMTYS
- a CDS encoding ABC transporter ATP-binding protein, which codes for MAPSEPMLSMDNVSVEFTDDGGLLNVFGDSETVRAVNDVSLELGEQETLTLIGESGCGKSTLGKTAIGAQKPTSGTVSYRGQDIWEARNDSANAEIPFDEIRHSLQIIHQDPGSALNPNQRILTSLMLPLKKWYPDLGREEREERIHTLFERVGMSPPSDYLNRYPHQLSGGETQRAVLVRALLLNPDLILADEAISALDVSLRVEMMDLMLELQDLFQTSYLFISHDLSNARYIAEKSGGRIAVMYLGEIVEIGTVDEIVENPQHPYTKALQWATANLYEDEDDEEFPLRKIDVPDPTNLPSGCSFHPRCPNAREVCKRQHPGRIHAGGDEENYARCFRADEHHEYWNSPEIADEPPVDPQ